From Pseudoalteromonas rubra, one genomic window encodes:
- a CDS encoding dipeptidase, with translation MKLPATLCALALSLSNAYASDIKVSERAHRIAQQNLLIDTHIDVPYRLKEHWEDVTKATKSGDFDYPRAVQGGLNAPFMSIYIPANLEFEGKGKSYQLANQLIDGMEALAQRAPDKFAMAYNTKDILRQFREKKISVAMGMENGSPIEGDINNLKHFFDRGVRYITLAHSQSNHISDSSYDIRRKWKGLSPFGKKLVVEMNKIGMLIDVSHISDAAFYQVMELSKVPVIASHSSLRKYTPGFERNMDDDMLKALKKNGGVIQINFGSSFVTASSRSWYDQRNEAEAQATSQGKSKTDFRAAYRAKNPFPYATLEQVLDHIDHVVELIGIDHVGIGSDYDGVGDSLPIGLKDVSTYPNLVQGLLDRNYTEGQIKKILGGNTLRVWRHAEEYAKQF, from the coding sequence ATGAAGTTACCCGCTACACTCTGCGCCCTGGCTTTAAGCCTGTCGAATGCCTACGCCAGTGATATTAAGGTATCTGAGCGCGCCCACCGGATCGCTCAGCAGAACCTGCTGATAGACACACACATCGACGTCCCTTATCGTCTCAAGGAGCACTGGGAAGATGTCACTAAGGCCACGAAAAGCGGCGACTTTGATTACCCCCGTGCCGTGCAGGGTGGCCTGAACGCCCCCTTTATGTCGATATATATTCCTGCAAACCTGGAGTTTGAAGGCAAAGGTAAAAGCTACCAACTGGCGAACCAGCTAATAGATGGCATGGAAGCGCTAGCGCAGCGCGCACCAGATAAATTTGCCATGGCCTACAATACCAAAGATATCCTTCGTCAATTTCGAGAAAAGAAAATCTCGGTTGCAATGGGCATGGAGAACGGCTCCCCCATTGAAGGTGATATAAATAACCTGAAGCACTTCTTTGACAGAGGTGTACGATATATCACTCTGGCTCACTCACAAAGCAACCACATTTCTGACTCGTCATACGACATTCGCCGTAAATGGAAGGGCCTGAGCCCATTTGGTAAAAAGCTTGTCGTGGAAATGAATAAGATTGGCATGCTGATTGATGTCTCACATATTTCTGATGCAGCCTTCTATCAAGTGATGGAGTTGTCTAAAGTCCCAGTGATTGCATCACATTCCTCATTGCGTAAATACACCCCAGGATTTGAGCGCAATATGGATGACGATATGCTCAAAGCCCTGAAAAAGAATGGCGGCGTCATTCAAATTAACTTTGGTTCAAGCTTTGTCACAGCCAGCTCGCGCAGTTGGTACGACCAACGTAATGAAGCGGAAGCGCAAGCAACCAGCCAGGGTAAAAGTAAAACCGATTTCAGAGCGGCATATCGTGCGAAAAATCCGTTCCCATACGCCACTTTGGAGCAAGTCCTCGATCACATTGATCATGTCGTAGAACTCATTGGTATCGACCATGTGGGAATTGGCTCCGATTATGATGGTGTGGGTGATTCATTGCCTATCGGATTAAAAGACGTCTCTACTTATCCTAACCTGGTACAGGGTCTGTTGGATCGCAACTACACCGAAGGACAGATCAAGAAAATATTGGGTGGCAATACCCTACGCGTATGGCGCCATGCAGAAGAATACGCAAAACAGTTTTAA
- a CDS encoding YheU family protein: protein MIIPYQQLDPATLSNLIEHYVLREGTDYGDSEISTERKVEQVHAQLKSGEALLVYSELHESVNIVSKVQFQAMQTEEYNYD from the coding sequence ATGATCATTCCATATCAGCAACTGGATCCCGCCACGCTAAGCAACCTGATTGAGCATTATGTGCTGCGTGAAGGCACCGACTATGGTGACAGTGAAATCAGTACAGAGCGTAAAGTCGAGCAGGTTCACGCTCAGCTTAAGTCAGGAGAAGCCTTGTTGGTTTATTCCGAATTGCATGAATCCGTCAACATTGTCTCAAAAGTCCAATTTCAGGCGATGCAGACCGAGGAATACAACTACGACTAA